In Montipora foliosa isolate CH-2021 chromosome 13, ASM3666993v2, whole genome shotgun sequence, one DNA window encodes the following:
- the LOC137982547 gene encoding uncharacterized protein RP689-like, translating to MKLTFRKLLWLLGFSTLIYYIYRNLQAPSMVSRMGNRPVNCKKSAKEMQQLVDLAHEVHRVLDEIGIKHWLMFGSLWGVQRKLYNPLPWDDDVDIGVSGDDAHYQSLSREQFLSAFTTKGFTLKERLDRNGIVGIFNQNISPSGWVDIFVFYDYWGTMKRTGWLTWLAPINYNLYSSFSTRAIEGSLPKARFGDFDMYVPKDILLVLKSVYPFNWWVEDRPRNCITKKKT from the coding sequence ATGAAACTGACTTTCCGAAAATTATTGTGGCTGTTAGGCTTCTCAacattaatttattatatatatagaaacCTACAGGCCCCCAGTATGGTTTCCAGAATGGGCAACAGACCCGTAAATTGTAAAAAAAGCGCCAAGGAGATGCAACAGTTAGTGGACTTAGCTCATGAGGTGCATAGAGTACTTGACGAAATTGGAATTAAACACTGGTTGATGTTTGGATCACTTTGGGGTGTTCAAAGAAAACTGTACAATCCTCTTCCTTGGGATGACGATGTAGATATAGGAGTCTCTGGAGACGATGCTCACTATCAGAGTCTATCTCGGGAGCAATTTCTCTCCGCTTTCACAACCAAGGGTTTTACGTTGAAAGAGCGTCTGGATCGAAATGGCATTGTTGGTATATTCAATCAAAACATATCTCCCTCCGGCTGGGTTGATATCTTCGTATTTTATGATTACTGGGGTACTATGAAACGAACAGGATGGTTGACGTGGCTTGCACCTATTAACTATAACCTTTATTCCTCTTTCTCTACGCGAGCAATAGAGGGATCATTGCCCAAGGCTCGATTTGGTGACTTTGATATGTACGTGCCCAAAGATATCCTGCTTGTTCTTAAAAGTGTATATCCTTTTAATTGGTGGGTCGAAGACAGACCTCGAAACTGTATAACCAaaaagaagacttga